A window of Echeneis naucrates chromosome 13, fEcheNa1.1, whole genome shotgun sequence contains these coding sequences:
- the mettl16 gene encoding RNA N(6)-adenosine-methyltransferase mettl16: MALNKSMHPRNRYKDRPPDFAYLASKYPDFQQYVHTSLTGRPVVNFKEPEAVRALTCTLLKEDFGLTIEIPLERLIPTVPLRLNYIHWVEDLINGQKQLRRGIDIGTGASCIYPLLGATMNGWYFLATEVDDICFDYAKKNVEQNNLSDLIKVVKVPKKTLLMDALKAETEIIYDFCMCNPPFFANQLEAKGVNSRNSRRPPPSSVNTGGVTEIMAEGGELEFVKRIIHDSLQLKKRLRWYSCMLGKKCSLAPLKEELRKQGVPKVTHTEFCQGRTMRWALAWSFYDDVIVPSPPSKKRKLDRSRKPLSFTLPEAGLKELQAKALAIGCTTSCHLDSITALLERTLTDLRVLHKRVPCGDQEQSIFVTAVENTWIHGRQKRREQRRQLRELPRAPHSAGTSSQPTMVSAAQATTKSSQIQAASTKNGSIQEDLGQSRTTATQELAQQQPEEETGGSSSSNETRNNVTQDATGEQKEVSEDVTAEDVDMESADPKETLAAASELPSKRPLSPDSVQRFLFKCLLNVMLEESNVLIEMHWVEGQNKDLMNQLCTYLKNTLLKSIAKS, from the exons TGTGAACTTCAAAGAGCCAGAGGCTGTGCGAGCCCTGACCTGCACTCTCCTGAAGGAAGACTTTGGTTTGACCATTGAGATCCCTTTGGAGCGCCTCATACCCACTGTTCCCCTGCGGCTGAATTACATCCACTGGGTGGAGGACCTGATCAACGGTCAGAAACAGCTACGCAGGGGCATCGACATTG GAACTGGGGCATCTTGTATCTACCCCTTGCTAGGAGCTACAATGAACGGCTGGTATTTCCTTGCCACAGAGGTGGACGACATCTGTTTtgattatgcaaaaaaaaatgtggagcaGAACAACTTGTCCGATCTCATTAAAG TTGTCAAAGTTCCTAAGAAGACTCTCCTGATGGACGCCTtgaaggcagagacagagatcaTTTATGATTTCTGTATGTGCAACCCTCCTTTTTTTGCAAATCAGCTAGAGGCAAAG GGCGTAAACTCCAGGAACTCACGGCGACCTCCCCCTAGTTCGGTGAACACAGGGGGAGTGACGGAGATCATGGCAGAGGGCGGGGAATTGGAGTTTGTCAAGAGGATCATTCATGATAGTCTGCAGCTCAAGAAACGCCTGCG GTGGTACAGCTGCATGTTGGGAAAGAAATGCAGCCTGGCCCCCTTAAAAGAGGAGTTGAGGAAGCAAGGG GTCCCTAAAGTAACGCACACAGAGTTCTGTCAGGGACGGACCATGCGGTGGGCGCTGGCCTGGAGTTTTTATGATGATGTGATTGTTCCA TCTCCTCCCAGTAAGAAGCGTAAACTGGACAGGTCCCGGAAACCCCTGTCGTTCACACTCCCAGAGGCAGGACTGAAGGAGCTCCAGGCCAAGGCCTTGGCGATCGGCTGCACCACTTCCTGCCATTTGGACAGCATCACTGCTCTGCTGGAGAGGACACTCACTGACCTGAGG GTGCTGCACAAACGTGTCCCCTGTGGAGATCAGGAACAGAGTATTTTCGTCACAGCTGTGGAGAACACTTGGATCCATGGGCGGCAGAAACGACGTGAACAGAGGCGTCAGTTGCGCGAGCTTCCCAGAGCGCCTCACTCTGCAGGAACCAGCTCTCAACCCACCATGGTTTCAGCTGCGCAAGCCACGACCAAATCCTCCCAAATTCAGGCCGCATCTACAAAAAATGGCAGCATTCAAGAGGATCTTGGTCAGAGCAGAACCACAGCAACACAGGAGCTAGCTCAACAGCAGcctgaggaggagacaggagggagcTCCTCTTCAAATGAGACAAGAAACAATGTAACACAGGATGCAACTGGTGAGCAGAAAGAGGTCTCAGAAGATGTAACTGCTGAAGATGTGGACATGGAGTCTGCAGACCCAAAGGAAACACTTGCTGCAGCGAGTGAATTGCCTTCAAAGCGTCCCCTGAGCCCAGATTCAGTTCAACGCTTTCTGTTTAAGTGCCTGTTGAATGTGATGCTGGAAGAGAGCAATGTGCTGATTGAGATGCACTGGGTAGAAGGTCAGAATAAAGATCTGATGAACCAACTGTGCACATACCTGAAGAACACACTTTTAAAGTCTATTGCAAAGTCCTAG